From Microbacterium sp. LWH7-1.2:
GTGGCCGCGGAGTAGAGCACGCGCGGGCGTCCGCGCGTCGTGCGGTGCTCGGTCTCGGCGATCACGTACCCGGCGTCGATGAGGCGCTGCACGTGCTCGCGCACGGTGTTGGCGTGCAGGCCGGTCGCGTCGACGAGCTCGGAGATCGCCCGCCGCGGGCGCTCCTGCAGGAGGTGCATGATCTCGACGCGGGAGTAGCTCGATATCGCGCTGTACCCGGTCGTCATGGTCCCATTATCGCCGGACGCCGCGACGACTCCGGTGCGCGCGGGCTCATCCGCGTGGGATCAGAACAGCTGGCCGAAGATGAGGATCGCGATGAAGAACACCGCGACGATGCCGACGATGATCGCGAGCGTGCGGCCGGAGAGCTTGGCGACGCCCCAGCCGACCAGCACGGGTATGGCGAACAAGAACAGGGCCACGATCCACCAGAACGCCGAATAGGCGCCGGTGGTCGCCTCCTCCAGGCGGCCGCCGAAGAGCTCCTTGGTCGAGGGGTGGGTCGCGAAGCGCACCGCGATGGAGATGGGGACCGCCACGAACACGAAGACCACGAGTCCGATGAGCCAGCCCCACAGGGTGGAGCTTCCCCCGCCCGAGAGGACCCCGCCGCGGAGCTCGGGTTCCGGCTTCTGCTGCTGCTTGCCTGATGCCATGGGCATGACTCTAGTGGCGCGGGATGGCGCGGCATCGTACGATTCGCACGATTTCGCGCCGGACATGGCGCTGTCCGCCGGCGGGGACGGGCGGACAGCGTCGGGGCGCCAGGGAGAAACGCCACTGGGGGAGCGATCTCCGCGCTCACCATCCACGAGTGTCGCCCGTCAGGGGGTGGAGCTTCGGGACGGCGTTCGCGGGGTCTGAGATCAAGGTACGCCCGTGGGTGTTCGGCACAAGGGGTATTGCCTGTGGGTCTCCTGAGTGCTAGCCGCAGGTGCCGGTCACCGGTGCACGGGTCCTCCCGTGGTGGGATGGGAGCGACATGAGCCAGCCGCTGCCTCCCCCCGATTCCGTCGCCGCGATCGCCGCCGCCGTGCGGGCGCGGGAGGTGACGGCGCAGGAGGTCGTGGAGGAGCATCTCGCCCGCATCGCGCGCGTGGGTCCCGGTCTGAACGCGCTCACGGTCGTGTTCTCCGACCGTGCGCGGACGGCCGCCGCGGAGGTGGATGCCGCGCTCGCGGAGGGGCGCGATCCCGGACCGCTCGCGGGCGTGCCGATCTCCGTGAAGGAGAACATCGACCTCGCCTGGTCGGCCACCACGAACGGCTGGCGGGGACTCGCCGACGCCCTGCCCGCCCGGGACGCCACGATCGTCCGTCGTCTGCGAGGCGCCGGCGCCGTGCCCGTCGCACGCGGCAACATGCCCGACTTCGGCATGCGGTGGGACACGGACAACGACCTGTTCGGGCGCACTCGAAACCCGTGGAATCCGGACCGCAGCGTCGGCGGATCCAGCGGCGGCGACGCGGTCGCGGTGGCGACCGGGATGAGCGCCCTCGGCCTCGGCAACGACTTCGGCGGCTCGCTCCGCCTCCCGGCCTACGCGACGGGGGTCGTGGGCCTTCGCCCGTCGCAGGGGCGCGTGCCGCGCGGGGCGGTGCAGGGGCAGTCTGTGGCACTCACGCTGCAGCTGTTCTCGGTGAACGGCCCGATGGCGCGATGCGTCGAAGATGTCGCGCTCGCCCTCCGGGAGATGCAGGGATGGGATGCCGACGACCCGGTGTCGGTCGCCGCGCCCGCGGCGCGCGACGACGAGCTGCCGCGGCGAGTCGGCGTCGTGCGCGACTTTGCAGGCCTGGCCGTAGATCCGGAGGTTGCCGGCGGAATCGACCGGGCCGCAGCATCCCTCATGCGTGCCGGCTGGGAGGTCGTCGATGTCGCGGCTCCGCTGCTCGAGGAGGCGGCCGTGCTGTGGCGGCGGCTGTCATGCACCGACATGCTCATCTCGCTCGACCCGGCTGCCCTCGGCCAGCCGCTCGGGCGTTCGGCCACCGCCTTCCTGCGCGACAGCACCGCGGCGGCGCGCCCCTACGCGTCGGCGCGCGAATATGCGGAGGCGTGGGCGCGGCGCGCAGTGATCGCGGCGGAGTGGCGGCGGCTGATGGTCGACGTGCCCGTGATCCTCGGACCGGTGTCGATCTCGCGCATGCGGGAACCGGACTACGACCTCGGCGGGAAGGAGGCGGCGGACCGTGCGTGGCGCGACCTCTGGCTGACGGTGGTCGTCAACTTCCTCGGACTGCCCGCGTTGGCGCTGCCCACCGGCCTCGGCGGCGACGGCATGCCCACCGGCGTCCAGCTCATCGGCCCCGCCTTCGGCGAGGAGGTGCTGTTCCAGGCAGGCCGTGCAGTCGAGGCCGCGGTTCCGCGCCTTCCCCCGATTCCGTCGCTCGTCTGACCCGGCGCTCGGCCTATGGGGTCGGCGTCTCCGGCGGCCGCGGGAACGGCGGTTCCTCCGGGTGCGGCGCGAGCGGTTCTTCGGGCCACGGGGCGGGCGGCTCGTCCGGCGGCGTCGGGATGGTTGGTCCGGGTCCGGGGTCAGGACTGCCGGGTCCGGGGAAGCCGGGTGCCGGCGGCATCTCGCCCGGCGGGGTCTGGTCCGGGAGCGGTTCGGGGACGGTGGGGTCGGTCATGACGTCTCCTGGGGAGGATCGAGGGGGCGCTGCGCGCCCCCGCACGTGATCCCAGCCTGCGGCGCCGGGCCGGAAGCAGCGAGGCCCTTGACCGGGAGGCGGTGCGGGTCTACGCGTCAGCGACAGGGAACGGTATGAGCGCGACACCGGGACCGACGCGGCCGCGGCGTCGACGGCTCGCCACGCGAACCGGCGCGTGACGGCGCCTCTCGTACGGGACGCCGTAGCGGGCTCCGTAGGCTGGAGGGGTGGCATCCGTTCTCAACATCTCGGCGTACCTGTTCACGCGTATCGATGACACCGCCGAGCTGCGGCCGGTGCTGCGCGAGCGGGCGGTCGCTGCGCGGCTGAAGGGCACGATCCTGCTCGCCGAAGAGGGGATCAACCTCTTCCTCGCGGGAGACGCCGAAGCGGTGCGCGGCTTCGTGCACGAGTTGAGGGACGATGAGCGCTTCGCCGCGCTGAAGACCAAGGAGAGCTGGTCGCAAGCGCAGCCTTTCGGTCGGATGCTCGTCAAGGTCAAGCGCGAGATCATTCGCATGGACCACCCGACCATCCGTCCCGAGGGCAACCGAGCGCCCGCTGTCGCCCCTGCGACGCTCCGTCGCTGGCTGGACCGCGGCCACGACGACCACGGCCGCGAGGTGGTGCTGCTCGACACCCGCAATGCGTTCGAGGTCGACTACGGCGCCTTCGACGGCGCGCTGGACTGGCGGATCGAGCGGTTCACGCAGTTCCCGGATGCCGCGGCCGCCGCAGCGCCCGACCTCGAGGGCAAGACCGTCGTGAGTTACTGCACCGGCGGCATCCGCTGCGAAAAGGCCGCGATCTACCTGCGCGAGGTCGGCGTCGAGGCGTACCAGCTGGACGGCGGCATCCTCGGCTACTTCGAGCACGTGGGCGGGGACCACTGGAGCGGCGACTGCTTCGTGTTCGACGAGCGGGAAGCGCTGACCCCGGGCCTGGCACCGCGGTCGGGAGCAGTCGCGTGAGCCGCTCCGAGCCCGCCGGCGACGCTCGTTCCGCCGGTCGCGCCGCTGTCCTGATCGCGCTCGCGGCAGACGTCGTGCTGGTGATCACGTTCGCCGCGATCGGTCGCGCGAGCCACGACTCCGACGTCTGGATCGGCCTGTCGCAGACCGCCTGGCCGTTCCTGGCGGCCCTCGGCATCGGCTGGCTCGTGACCCGCGCGTGGCGCGCGCCCGCGGCGCCGGTACGCACGGGGGTGGGCGTCTGGGCGATCACCGTCGGGGGCGGGATGCTGCTGCGCTGGGCATCCGGTCAGGGCGCCGCGATTCCGTTCATCGTCGTGGCGTCGCTGACGCTGCTGGTCGCACTGGTGGGGTGGCGCGTCATCGTCGCGGTCGTGCGCCGCGTGCGCCGACGCTGAAGTCGTCGCGGGCTCGGGGTGTCCTTCGGAGCCCGGTCTCGATGACGATCCGGTTCCCCTCGATCACGCCTGGGCCGTCGCCAGGAAGCGGCGCGGGCGCCGGAGTGATCTGCTCGGCCTCCCACACCGCGCGGGCGTTCTCCGCGGTCGGGTAGAAGAACTCCTCGACACCGAGCAGACCGCCGGAAGAGTGCGACGGCGTCTCCCCTCGCTGGCGGCGACGGTGCGTGTCGAACGCGAACCACAAGAAGTACAGCGGCAGTGCGACGACCAGACAGACGAATGCCCACACCATCGCGTCGCCGATCGTCATGACGCCCAGCGTACGTCGCGACGATGGCCGCAGCATCCGTGATTGCGCCGTCAACGGTGCGCGAACGCCTGCAACGTCGCGTCGGCCGGGAGCTCGCTGAACCACACCTCGAACGGCACGGGCGTGCCATCGCCGGGGACGTTCTCGATGGAGCTGGTGGCGGCTGCCACGATCGCCCCGTCGGCGGTGCGGGCCAGCGCGGTGATGCTGACGTACCGCTGGTCCTCCGCGAAGCGGCCGGTCACCGTGCCTGTCGCCGACGTCGCACCGCTGTCGCTCGACGATCGGGTCGTGCCGTCCACGGTGAACGCCCCGGTCTCGTCGGCAGGAGAGAGGGTCGCGTCCGTCGCCCGCGGAAGAGAGACGTCGATGCTCGTGATCTGCGTGTCACCGACCCCGAAGAAGTAACCGACGATGGCGGTCTGGCCGGCGAGGAGGGTCGCGAACGCGCTCGACGGGGCCACGGTCGACCCGTCGTCGGTCACGGCGCGAGCCTCCATGTACGCGTCGAAGACGTAGTCCGTGTTGGGGTTGTCGACGACCACGACGTACCACCACACGTCGTCGTACTCGTGTCCGAACGCGGTCTCGACGACCGCGGGCTGGACGGGCGGAGCGAACTCTACGCCGGGGTCGGGCTGCCCGTCGGTGCCTGGGGCCGTGATTCCGGGCACGCTGTAGTCGTCGTAGGGGTCGTCGGAGTAGCCGTCTTCCCCGCCCGGCTCGGCGTAGCCGTCGTACGAGGATCCGAATGATCCGAACACCCACGCGACGGCGAGCACGATCGTGAGGAAGCCGCCGAGGATCGACGTGATCAGCGCGCCGACGCCGATCCCCTTTCCGCCCTGATTGCGGCTCGCCAGTGCGACGATCGAGAGCACGAACGCCGCGAACAGGAGCAGGAACGACAGCCAGCCGGGGCTGAAGGCGCCCGCGACGTAGGGGACGAACGCCAGGAGCACGCCGGCGGCAGCGAGGACCAGCGCGATGATCGCCAGCGTCCTCGGCCGCTCGTCACGACCACCTGATGGAGGAAAGGCGACGCCTGGCTGGTTCGCCGACCATCCGGCTGCGCCGGGGTACCCCGGCGCGCCGCGATAGGCCGGTGCAACGGGGGCGCCCGGCGCCGGGTGGGTGGCGGGGCGTGCGTACGGGGGGAGCACGCGGCCGGTGGCGACTGTTCCGGGGTCGCCGCCGGGCAGCGCGTAGCCCTGCGGGGCGGCGTAGTGCACGGGGGCGCCGGACGGCGGTGCCGCTTCGCCGGGCTCAGGAGCCGCGTAAGCGGGGACGGCGTACCGGGCTTCGGCGAGATCGGGCGCGCTGTAAGGCCGTGGGGCGGGAGCGTCGTCGCGGGCCGCCGGATCGGAGCCGCCGCCGGTGGGGACGGGCTCGCCCTGTGCACCCGGAGTCAGGGGATCGGACATGGGGCTCCTGTTCTCGGTCTCCTGCGTGCCCAACTTAGCGAACGTGGGCGTTGGTGAGCGCGGCAGCGCCTCCTCCGCGACCTGTGAGGCGGCGAAGGAGGCGCTGTGGCGGGGCTCCGATGGTTCAGCTCAGGCCGTTGTCCGCGAGCCAGTCCTTCGCGATGTCCTCCGAGGAGCGCTGGTCCACCGTCGACTCGACGTTGAGGGCGACCAGGCCCTCCGGGGTCAGCGCGACGCTCACCGCGTTGATCACGTCGGCGATCTCGTCCGCGACGTCGGCGTTCACGAGGGGGACGACGTTCGACGCCAGGAAGAGGCCCTCAGGGTCTTCGAGCGTGACCAGCTTGTCGGTCTCGATACGCGGATCGGCGCTGTAGACGTTCGCCACCTGGATGTTGCCGGCCACCAGCTCGTCGACCGTCGTGTCGGCGGTCGGGTTGAACGAGACGGATACGCCGTAGACCTCTTCGAGGCCCTTCGGTCCGTAGGGGCGCTCTTCGAGCTCGGGCGGACCGCCGAGCACGAGGCCGTCGATGCCCGCGAGGTCGGCGATCGAAGTGAGTCCGTTCTCCTCGGCGAAGGCGGACGTGACGTTGTAGGAGTCCTGATCAGTGGCCGGCGACTGGTCGAGGACCGTCAGCCCGTCGGGCAGGGCATCCTGCAGGGCCGCATAGACGTCGTCCGGAGTGGTCGCCGTCGTGTCGGGCTCGAAGTACTGCAGCAGGTTGCCGGTGTACTCGGGGAACAGATCGATGGAGCCGTCCTCGAGCGACGGGAGGTACGCGTCTCGCTGTCCGATGTTGAAGTTGCGCTCGACCGTGAAGCCGGCGCCCTCGAGCGCCTGCGCGTAGATCTCGGCGATGATCTCGTTCGAGTAATAGGCCTGCGAGCCGATGACGATGGCCGACGAGTCGCCGGTGTCGCCGGTGTCGGTGTTCTCGCCGCTGAGCGGGTCGTTCGAGGCGCACCCTGCCAGAGCCAGTGCTGCGACCGCGGTTCCGGCGAGGGCTACGGCCAGCCGGGTTCGTGCTGTGGACATTGTCATACCTCCGATGTGGTGGTGGGGGTCAGCGGGAGAATTGCGGGATACGGATCCACGGCGATGCGGCGACCCGGGAACGGATGCGCCGGCCGTCGGTGGGTGGCACGGCGAAGCGGGCGAGCAGGGCGAAGAGGCCATCGAGCACGAGTGCGAGGGCGACCACCACGATCGACGCCCCCAAGATCTCCGGGAAGTCACGGAGGTTGATGCCCTGGATGATGAAGAAGCCGAGTCCGCCGAGGCCGACATACGCCGCGATGGTCACCGTCGCGACCACCTGCAAGGTCGCCGAACGGAGTCCGCCGATGAGGAGCGACAAGCCGAGGGGCATCTCGATCTTGAACAGGATCTGCCATTCGGTCATTCCCATCGCGCGGCCCGCGTCGATCACACTGCGGTCGATCGATTCGATGCCGGCGTAAGCGCCGGCGAGGATCGACGGGATCGCCAGGACAACGAACACCGTCACCGCAGCCTCGGTCTTGAGGTTCACGCCGAAGAGCATGACCAGCAGCACGACGAGTCCGAGGGCCGGCAGTGCGCGCGCGGCGCCCGACAGGAACACCGCGATCTCGCGACCGCGGCCGGTGTGGCCGATCAGCCAGCCGATCGGGATCGCGATGACCGCGGCGATCGCGACGGAGCCGAACGTGAACGCGAGATGCTGGGCGATCGCGGTCGGCAAGGTGAGCGTGCCCGTGAGGCGGGCGGGCGAGAAGATCCACGCGAGTCCCTCGGCGAGGAGATTCATGCTGTCACCGCCCGAAGCCGGCCCGGACGTGGTGTGCTCCGACGTCGCGTCCACGGCATGAGTGCGCGGCCTGCCAGCATGAGCAGGACGTCGACGATCACCGCGATGACCACCACGGCGACGACACCCGCGAACACCTCGGCGATGATCCGGCGCTGCGAGCCGTTCGTGAAGAGGTAGCCCAGGTTCTCGACGCCGATCAGGGCGCCCACGGTGGCGAGCGAGATCGTCGACATCGCCGTCACCCGCAGCCCGGCCAGGACCACCGGGCCCGAGAGCGGGAAGTCCACCGTCCAGAACCGGCGCCATGCCCCGAAGCCCACCGCGATCGCCGCCGACCGCGCGACGGGGTCGACGGAGGCCAGCCCGTCGGTGACGGAGCGGGTCATGATGGCCACCGCGTAGATCGTCAGGGCGACCAGGAGGTTCAGTTCGGAAAGGAACGGGATGCCGAACAGGGTGAGCAGGGCGAAGAGGGCGAACGACGGGATCGTGTACAGGAGCCCGACGAGGGTGAGCACGGTGCCGCGCAGCGGCGTGTACCGGAACGCCAGCCAACCCAACGGGACCGACAGCACGAAGCCTGCGACGATCGCGATCGCGCTCTGCCGCAGATGATCGACGGTCAGCGCCCAGATCAGATCGAGGTTGTCGGAGACCCAGTTCACCGTTCGTCCTCCACGAGCACGCCCTGGGTGCGGCCGGCGGCGTCCACGAGGACCGTGCCGCGATCGGTGTGCCTGGCGTGCAGCGCGCGCGTGCCCCGCTCGACGCCGATGAAGTCGGCCACGAAGTCGCTCGCCGGATTCTCGATGATCTCGCTCGGGCTGCCGATCTGGGCGATGCGAGCGCCCTTCTCGAGGATCACCACCTGGTCGCCCAGGAGGAACGCCTCGTCGATGTCGTGGGTGACGAAGACGATCGTCTTGTCGAGTTCCTTCTGCAGCCGCAGCGTCTCGGTCTGCAGTTCGCGGCGCACGATGGGGTCGACCGCGCCGAACGGCTCGTCCATCAGCAGGATGTTGGGGTCGACCGCGAGGGCGCGGGCGACGCCGACGCGCTGCTGCTGGCCCCCGGACAGCTGGCTCGGGTAGCGCTTGGCGAGTCCGCGTTCGAGGCCCACGACATCCATGAGCTCGAGTGCGCGCTCGCGCGCCTTCGCCTTGGGGACGCCGTTCAGCACGGGGACCGTCGCGATGTTGTCGAGGACGGAGAAGTGCGGGAGCAGCCCGGCGTTCTGCAGCACATACCCGATGCCCCGGCGCAGTGTCACCGGATCGCGTTGCGAGATCGGCTCGTCGTCGATGGTGATGACCCCGCCGGTGGGGTCGACGAGCCGGTTGATCATGCGCAGCAGTGTCGTCTTGCCGCTTCCCGACGAGCCGACGAGCACCGTCGTCTTGTGGGCGGGCATGAGGGCGCTGAAGTCCTCGACCGCGGCCGTGCCGTCCGGATAACGCTTCGAGACCCCACGGAATTCGATCGCCATGCTGCCCTTTCGGCCGGGGTTCCCAGATAATCACAGGCCGCCGACATGGCGGCCGAAGCTGGACAGGTGCCGTAACCTGCGCCATCCTTCCGTCTGCGCGCGCGGCGGGCAACCGCTTCGTCGTGTCATCGCCGGCCGCTACGTTAGGGCGCATGACTGCGCGGGAGTACGACCTCATCGTGATCGGCGGCGGCCCTGTGGGGGAGAACGTCGCAGACAGGGCCACTCAGGGAGGCATGTCGGTCGTCGTGGTCGAGAGCGAGCTCGTCGGAGGCGAATGCTCGTACTGGGCATGCATCCCCTCGAAGGCGATGCTGCGGGCGGGCGCGGCGGTGCGGGCCGCTCGCCGCGTGAAGGGCGCCGCAGAGGCAGTGACCGGGGCCGTCGACGTGGCCAGGACCCTGGTGCGCCGCGACGAGCTCGTGCACGACTGGGATGACACGTCGCAGGTCGAGTGGCTGCAGGGCGCGGGCATCGATCTGGTTCGCGGCCACGGACGCCTGACGGGCGAGCGCGAGGTCACCGTGACCGATGCCGACGGCACCGAGAAGGTGCTCATCGCCCGCCACGCGGTCGTGGTGTCGACCGGCTCGGCAGCGCTCCTGCCCGACATCCCAGGCCTGCGCGAAGTCGAGCCGTGGACCAGTCGCGAGGCCACGGGCGTGCGCGACGTGCCGGCGTCGCTCGCCGTGCTCGGCGGTGGCACCGTCGGCAGCGAGATGGCGACGCTGTACACGTCGTTCGGCTCCACCGTCACCCTCATCGCGCGTTCCGGCCTGCTGCGGGGCGTCGAGCCCTTCGCGGGCGAGGCCGTCGAGAAGGCGCTGACAGATGCCGGGGCCACCGTCCGCACCGGCGTCGACGTCGAGCGGGTCTCGCGCGACGACGACGGCGAGGTGGTGCTGTCGCTGTCGGACGGGTCTCTGGTCCGGGCCGCCCAGGTGCTGGTGGCGACGGGCCGGGTGCCGCGGACCGAGGACCTCGGCCTGGAGGCGGTCGGACTCGAGCCGGGTTCATGGCTCGACGTCGACGACACACTGCGCGTGCGCGGGGTGGAGTGGCTGTACGCCGTCGGCGACGTCAACCACCGCGCGCTGCTCACACACCAGGGCAAGTACCAGGGCCGTGCCGCGGGCGATGTGATCGCGGCGCGGGCGAAGGCGGCCGAGGTCGACGACGCCCCGTGGGGCAGGCACGTCGCGACAGCCGATCACTCGGCGGTTCCGCAGGTGATCTTCACCGACCCCGAGATCGCGGCGGTCGGGCACACCGAGAAGTCCGCCCGCGAGGCGGGACTCAGCATCCGTGTCATCGATTACGACCTGTACTGGATCGCGGGCGCGAGCGAGGTCGCCGATGACTACCAGGGTCGGGCGCGGGCGATCGTGGACGAGGAGCGTCGGGTGCTCGTCGGTGCGACGTTCGTCGGGCAGGACGTGGGCGAGATGCTCCACGCCGCCACGATCGCGATCGTCGGCGAGGTTCCGATCGACCGTCTGTGGCACGCGGTGCCGTCGTACCCGACGATCAGCGAGGTGTGGCTGCGGTGGCTCGAGGAGTACGGCCGCTGATCCGCACCCGCGCTGCTTCGGGGCCGCGGGATGGCGGCGCCCGCCGGACTGCACAGCGAACGCTCAGCCCCAGCCCTTGTTCACCGATATATCGGTAGGTATCGTCAGGGTATCGGCACACGCTCGTTCGGGAGGTCGCCATGAGCGGTTCATTCCAGGGATTCGGTTCGCGTCCGGGAGCGCAGGGCTCGGGACTTCCGAGCAGCTTCTGGGACGCGATGGAGCAGTTGAAGGACACTTTCGAGCGCAGCTTCTCGCCGCGCGTCGCCAAGGGTGATGTGCGGGCTGCGGTCCTCGCGATCCTGGCCGAGAAGCCCATGCACGGCTACCAGATCATCCAGGAGATCGAGGAGCGCAGCGACGGCGCGTGGAAGCCGAGCCCCGGCTCGGTGTACCCGACGCTGCAGCTGCTCGCGGACGAGGGACTCGTCGCCGCCGAGGAATCGAACGGCAAGAAGACGTACTCGCTCACCGAGGCGGGCCGGGCAGCGGCCGCGGCGGCCGAAGGGCAGTCCGCGCCGTGGGAGTCGGCCGGGTCGCGCGATTCCGGGCGTGCCACAGCGCTGCCGAAGGCCGGCGCGAAGCTCGCCCAGGCGGCCGCGACCGTCGGTCGCAGCGGCACGCCCGAGCAGGTGGCGAAGGCCGTCGAAGTGCTCGACGACGCGCGGCGTAACCTCTACTCGATCCTGGCTCAGGACTGACGGCCGGCCCACCGGCAGAGGGCGTCGGTCCGGACCCACGGGGTCAGGGTGGGCGCGCACGATCCCGGGCGACCGGGACCGCGGGCACCCCGCAATCCGCTGACCACCACCGCCGAGGAGCTTCGATGGCCGACGTCGGGAACGCGCGCGCCCGCTATCGCCGGATCCTGCGCTTCGCCGGCCGTTACATCGTCCAGGCCTGGTGGTTCGAGCTCGTCCTGCCCCGGTTCGGCTTCGGCGCGCTCGCCGCCCGCGGCCGCACCCGCCGTCTGCAGAACATCGCGCGCAGGTTCCATGTGCTCGCCGTCCAGTACGGCGGGCTCATGATCAAGGTCGGCCAGTTCCTGTCGTCGCGGCTCGACGTGCTGCCGCCGGAGATCACCAAGGAGCTGGAGGGTCTCCAGGACGAGGTCCCGCCGGTCGCCTTCCCGGCGATCCGCGACCTCGCCGAGTCCGAGC
This genomic window contains:
- a CDS encoding PadR family transcriptional regulator, with amino-acid sequence MSGSFQGFGSRPGAQGSGLPSSFWDAMEQLKDTFERSFSPRVAKGDVRAAVLAILAEKPMHGYQIIQEIEERSDGAWKPSPGSVYPTLQLLADEGLVAAEESNGKKTYSLTEAGRAAAAAAEGQSAPWESAGSRDSGRATALPKAGAKLAQAAATVGRSGTPEQVAKAVEVLDDARRNLYSILAQD
- a CDS encoding ABC transporter substrate-binding protein, whose product is MSTARTRLAVALAGTAVAALALAGCASNDPLSGENTDTGDTGDSSAIVIGSQAYYSNEIIAEIYAQALEGAGFTVERNFNIGQRDAYLPSLEDGSIDLFPEYTGNLLQYFEPDTTATTPDDVYAALQDALPDGLTVLDQSPATDQDSYNVTSAFAEENGLTSIADLAGIDGLVLGGPPELEERPYGPKGLEEVYGVSVSFNPTADTTVDELVAGNIQVANVYSADPRIETDKLVTLEDPEGLFLASNVVPLVNADVADEIADVINAVSVALTPEGLVALNVESTVDQRSSEDIAKDWLADNGLS
- a CDS encoding NAD(P)/FAD-dependent oxidoreductase, which gives rise to MTAREYDLIVIGGGPVGENVADRATQGGMSVVVVESELVGGECSYWACIPSKAMLRAGAAVRAARRVKGAAEAVTGAVDVARTLVRRDELVHDWDDTSQVEWLQGAGIDLVRGHGRLTGEREVTVTDADGTEKVLIARHAVVVSTGSAALLPDIPGLREVEPWTSREATGVRDVPASLAVLGGGTVGSEMATLYTSFGSTVTLIARSGLLRGVEPFAGEAVEKALTDAGATVRTGVDVERVSRDDDGEVVLSLSDGSLVRAAQVLVATGRVPRTEDLGLEAVGLEPGSWLDVDDTLRVRGVEWLYAVGDVNHRALLTHQGKYQGRAAGDVIAARAKAAEVDDAPWGRHVATADHSAVPQVIFTDPEIAAVGHTEKSAREAGLSIRVIDYDLYWIAGASEVADDYQGRARAIVDEERRVLVGATFVGQDVGEMLHAATIAIVGEVPIDRLWHAVPSYPTISEVWLRWLEEYGR
- a CDS encoding DUF3054 domain-containing protein; this translates as MSRSEPAGDARSAGRAAVLIALAADVVLVITFAAIGRASHDSDVWIGLSQTAWPFLAALGIGWLVTRAWRAPAAPVRTGVGVWAITVGGGMLLRWASGQGAAIPFIVVASLTLLVALVGWRVIVAVVRRVRRR
- a CDS encoding ABC transporter permease subunit, which produces MNWVSDNLDLIWALTVDHLRQSAIAIVAGFVLSVPLGWLAFRYTPLRGTVLTLVGLLYTIPSFALFALLTLFGIPFLSELNLLVALTIYAVAIMTRSVTDGLASVDPVARSAAIAVGFGAWRRFWTVDFPLSGPVVLAGLRVTAMSTISLATVGALIGVENLGYLFTNGSQRRIIAEVFAGVVAVVVIAVIVDVLLMLAGRALMPWTRRRSTPRPGRLRAVTA
- a CDS encoding sulfurtransferase codes for the protein MASVLNISAYLFTRIDDTAELRPVLRERAVAARLKGTILLAEEGINLFLAGDAEAVRGFVHELRDDERFAALKTKESWSQAQPFGRMLVKVKREIIRMDHPTIRPEGNRAPAVAPATLRRWLDRGHDDHGREVVLLDTRNAFEVDYGAFDGALDWRIERFTQFPDAAAAAAPDLEGKTVVSYCTGGIRCEKAAIYLREVGVEAYQLDGGILGYFEHVGGDHWSGDCFVFDEREALTPGLAPRSGAVA
- a CDS encoding ABC transporter permease subunit; this encodes MNLLAEGLAWIFSPARLTGTLTLPTAIAQHLAFTFGSVAIAAVIAIPIGWLIGHTGRGREIAVFLSGAARALPALGLVVLLVMLFGVNLKTEAAVTVFVVLAIPSILAGAYAGIESIDRSVIDAGRAMGMTEWQILFKIEMPLGLSLLIGGLRSATLQVVATVTIAAYVGLGGLGFFIIQGINLRDFPEILGASIVVVALALVLDGLFALLARFAVPPTDGRRIRSRVAASPWIRIPQFSR
- a CDS encoding amidase, translated to MSQPLPPPDSVAAIAAAVRAREVTAQEVVEEHLARIARVGPGLNALTVVFSDRARTAAAEVDAALAEGRDPGPLAGVPISVKENIDLAWSATTNGWRGLADALPARDATIVRRLRGAGAVPVARGNMPDFGMRWDTDNDLFGRTRNPWNPDRSVGGSSGGDAVAVATGMSALGLGNDFGGSLRLPAYATGVVGLRPSQGRVPRGAVQGQSVALTLQLFSVNGPMARCVEDVALALREMQGWDADDPVSVAAPAARDDELPRRVGVVRDFAGLAVDPEVAGGIDRAAASLMRAGWEVVDVAAPLLEEAAVLWRRLSCTDMLISLDPAALGQPLGRSATAFLRDSTAAARPYASAREYAEAWARRAVIAAEWRRLMVDVPVILGPVSISRMREPDYDLGGKEAADRAWRDLWLTVVVNFLGLPALALPTGLGGDGMPTGVQLIGPAFGEEVLFQAGRAVEAAVPRLPPIPSLV
- a CDS encoding ATP-binding cassette domain-containing protein, producing the protein MAIEFRGVSKRYPDGTAAVEDFSALMPAHKTTVLVGSSGSGKTTLLRMINRLVDPTGGVITIDDEPISQRDPVTLRRGIGYVLQNAGLLPHFSVLDNIATVPVLNGVPKAKARERALELMDVVGLERGLAKRYPSQLSGGQQQRVGVARALAVDPNILLMDEPFGAVDPIVRRELQTETLRLQKELDKTIVFVTHDIDEAFLLGDQVVILEKGARIAQIGSPSEIIENPASDFVADFIGVERGTRALHARHTDRGTVLVDAAGRTQGVLVEDER